From one Bacteroidota bacterium genomic stretch:
- the rfbC gene encoding dTDP-4-dehydrorhamnose 3,5-epimerase, with the protein MEVTQFEISGPLLIKPRVFYDERGYFFESYNENVFHKNGITSHFVQDNQSSSVKNVLRGLHFQHPPFDQGKLVRVLSGSVLDIAVDIRKNSPTYGQHLKVELSAENQFLFWIPPGFAHGFISLEENTIFLYKCTNLYDKNSESGILWNDPELNIDWGISQPIVSDKDRELPLFNQIESRFEFKI; encoded by the coding sequence ATGGAAGTAACTCAGTTTGAAATATCCGGACCTCTGCTTATAAAACCACGCGTGTTTTATGATGAACGGGGATACTTCTTTGAGTCCTATAATGAAAATGTATTTCATAAAAACGGCATTACTTCTCATTTTGTTCAGGATAATCAAAGCAGTAGTGTGAAAAATGTGTTGAGAGGGCTACATTTTCAGCATCCGCCATTTGATCAGGGTAAATTAGTACGTGTGTTATCCGGTAGCGTTCTGGATATTGCAGTAGATATCAGGAAAAATTCGCCTACCTATGGCCAACACCTGAAAGTGGAATTAAGTGCGGAGAACCAATTTTTATTCTGGATTCCACCCGGTTTTGCACATGGTTTTATATCTTTGGAAGAGAATACCATTTTTCTTTATAAATGCACTAACCTATATGACAAGAATTCAGAAAGTGGAATTCTTTGGAATGACCCTGAATTAAATATTGACTGGGGAATCAGTCAACCGATAGTATCAGATAAAGACCGGGAGTTGCCCCTGTTTAACCAAATTGAATCAAGATTTGAATTTAAAATATAA